A segment of the Anaerolineae bacterium genome:
ATATGGGCTTCATATTCGGCACGGAAGAACCGCAATGCCGACATGATCGGCCCCGGAGTGAGCTGTCCGAGGGCGCAAAGTGAAGCCTCTTTCATATTTCGAGAGATATACTCGATCTCATCCAGGTCTTCTGGCTTTCCTTCTCCTTTGCTGATGCGGGTTAATACCTCTAAGAGCCGCCGCCCACCGATACGACAGGGCACGCATTTGCCACAAGACTCAGCCGAAGCGAAAGTGAGGAAATATTTGGCGAATTCAACCATACAGGTATCTTCATCCACCACGATCATACCGCCCGAGCCCATGGTTGCGCCAGCCTGAACCAGGGAGTCGAAGTCTACCGGCGTGTCCAGCGCTTCAGCAGGCAGACACCCTCCCAACGGGCCGCCGGTTTGGACTGCTTTGAATTGCTTCCCACCGGGTATTCCTCCGCCAATATCATAAATAATCTCTCGCACGGTGATCCCCATTGGCACTTCAATTAACCCCGTGTTGTTAATTTTTCCCGTCAGCGCAAAAATTGCGGTACCTGGAGAGTTTTCAGTGCCGATACTGGTAAACCACTCTGCTCCATTTAAGATGATCTGAGGTACCAGACCATAACTCTTTACGTTGTTGACGTTCGATGGTTTACTCCATAAACCGGAGACTGCTGGAAATGGAGGACGAGGTCGCGGCTCACCGCGCCTGCCTTCGATGGAAGCCATGAGGGCGGTCTCTTCCCCACAAACAAAGGCACCTGCTCCTTCTTTGAGATATAAGTCGAAGTTAAAGCCGGTACCTAAAATATTATTCCCCAACAAACCCATCTCATAACTCTGCCGTAAGGCTATCTTTATTCTTCGAATAGCGACGGGATACTCAGCTCGACAGTAGATATAACCTTCTTTTGCCCCAATTGCATAGGCGGCAATGATCATCCCTTCAATGACGGAATGAGGGTCACCTTCTAAGATAGAACGGTCCATAAATGCACCGGGATCACCCTCGTCTGCGTTGCAGATTACATATTTTGGTTGTACAGGGGAGCGACGAGCAAATTCCCATTTGATCCCTGTAGTAAATCCTGCCCCGCCTCTCCCGCGGAGTTTCGAGTCCTTAATAACCTGGATGACTTCCTCAGGGGTCATTTCGGTTAAGGCTTTTGCTAATGCGCGATAACCATCGTCTGCGATATACTCTTCGATCAGCTCTGGGTTGATAAGACCACATCTACGCAAAAGCACCCGATTTTGTTTTTCATAAAACGGAATATGGTGATAATATGGCTTATGTTGTTGGGTATCTACATCAAAGTAGGTGAGATTCTCGATGATATTACCCTTCATGATCGTTTCTTGAACAATTTGAGGGGCGTATTCAGGTCTAACGTTGGTGTATAACAGGTCGCTTGGGTGAATGGCAACCAACGGGCCTCTGGCGCAAAAGCCTCGACAACCTGTTAAGACCACCCGTACGTCATTTTCTAGCTCGCTCTTCGCAATCTCTTCTTCAAAAGAGCGGCGAACTTCTTCAGCTCCTCCTGCTAAACACCCTGTTCCTCCACAAATGCAAATATCTTTTGTGTGGGAGAGATGTTGATAGCCATTCCCTTCCAGACTTGCTCTCCTTGCCCCAAGTAGAGATTTGCACTC
Coding sequences within it:
- a CDS encoding NAD-reducing hydrogenase subunit HoxF; this encodes MSVIHSVEELIQRSEECKSLLGARRASLEGNGYQHLSHTKDICICGGTGCLAGGAEEVRRSFEEEIAKSELENDVRVVLTGCRGFCARGPLVAIHPSDLLYTNVRPEYAPQIVQETIMKGNIIENLTYFDVDTQQHKPYYHHIPFYEKQNRVLLRRCGLINPELIEEYIADDGYRALAKALTEMTPEEVIQVIKDSKLRGRGGAGFTTGIKWEFARRSPVQPKYVICNADEGDPGAFMDRSILEGDPHSVIEGMIIAAYAIGAKEGYIYCRAEYPVAIRRIKIALRQSYEMGLLGNNILGTGFNFDLYLKEGAGAFVCGEETALMASIEGRRGEPRPRPPFPAVSGLWSKPSNVNNVKSYGLVPQIILNGAEWFTSIGTENSPGTAIFALTGKINNTGLIEVPMGITVREIIYDIGGGIPGGKQFKAVQTGGPLGGCLPAEALDTPVDFDSLVQAGATMGSGGMIVVDEDTCMVEFAKYFLTFASAESCGKCVPCRIGGRRLLEVLTRISKGEGKPEDLDEIEYISRNMKEASLCALGQLTPGPIMSALRFFRAEYEAHIYDKKCPAKVCKGLITYKVIEENCTGCMVCKRNCPAGAISGEKRQIHYIDPNICERCGICIEVCKFDAIMIE